TTCAGGTTTCAAACATTTTAACAAATTTCAAACAGAGGTGGAAACTTTGAAATTTAGGGTTTCCACTTTATTTTATTTGCAAAATTTTCTTAATGCATTTTacatgatgctcatgaatgcacaaacaattcctaattagggtttgctaGGAACAGGGATGTTACACACGACGATGAGAGGAGGAAGCGAGCGAAGAACAATGCCGAAGCAAGGCCATCCCGCCCTGCCCCCGACAACGAGTAGTGCCAACTGACAGCAAGTAGGGTAATTGTATTTTATATTTAGTTACGTTCATTCAAACTTGTAATATATAACGAAACTTGAATGAAAATTAAGTTTCCAATCCTTTGTTTGGGGAATGCCGTTGGGCAGAGCCGTTCACCAAAAATAGCAACCCAATCCTCAAATGGTATGTCAAAACTTGCGTCGGACGCCATTTGGGGGAACTGAAAGGACATGGAtaccacctagagggggggtgaataggcggtttaaaaactTTTCgatatgggcttaacaaatgcggaatataactagcgtttaatttgtcaagcacaaaacctatataactagggttcacctatgtgcaccaacaacttatgctaagcaatacaagcaactatgtgatagcaatatATATGACTTCAatcacgaaggctatcacaaagtaaagtgcatagtgaagagctcgggtataggaataaccgagttGACGCGGAgatgacgatgtatcccgaagttcacactcttgcgagtgatactctccgttggagcagtGTGGAGGACAAATCACTCTAAAAGCCACGAAGGCCTCACCGTATTCTGCTCGAgccttcccaccaaaagggaagttctcgatccactatggagctttgagggtggtcaccaaacccgcacaaagcttgggacaATCTCCACATCTtagttggaggctcccaagaaattcaccacaaaggcctcacaaagcttgaggaatctccacaacttaattggaggcctcAGGAACACCACTAAGACCACTAagacgtctagggttccaagaacccaggaGTAACAACCTTCTCACTTTCActcccacgaatcaccgtggagtactcaaaccgatgcaccaaatgcaatggcaagaacaccactaagatgctcaattttctctctctcaaattccaacaaagctacaaaaactATTGGGGGAatgagagaggaagaacaaataggataAGGAACACCAAAATTCTCTTCCAAGAACTAGATCTAAGGATTCCCACACAAAGAGGGGAATTTAATTgatgggattgtagatctagatctgctctctcttttcctcaaatatgagcaaaaaTTATGGAGGGATTAGAGGGAGAGGAAGCTCTCAAATGTTGGCAATGGAGGAGAGCAAAAGGAAGGAAGAAGAAACAAaatgagaggaggaagaaggcctaTTTGAAGGGGCCAAGATTTGTGCCCATTGGGGGCCAAAAACATGTCTGGGCGGCAGTGTTGCCCTTCTCTGACTGGCACTGCTGCCCTCTCTGGCTGGCAGTATCACCCTGGGAATACCGAAACACCCCGATACGAAAATATTAAGAACTTTTGCATCTGGACtttgatttcgatgatcttgggctcgttgaaatcaaaaGAATGATCTCTAaaaatgcatagaaacatcatagtacaacaatggaggatagaaacaaatgaataaaGATTTTACATATCTATAAAAGGCAAACCGGTAAAATCgccaatatggaaaatgcaacaacttgagttaggaaactcagatttaggtgaaaccaacttTGTTGTAAATAGGATGCCAGGAGATACCCCCACAAAGATTGAAAAACTTAATAATAAGTGGGGTATATGTTCTATGGATTTGAGAgtaaaacctctcaatacgagaaactaagaagaactccaatatcgaaaacataACAAGTGATTCATGTGGAATCCATTTTCGGCGAACAAGAGCTTCCCATGGAAATAACCACAAACTCTAAATCACCACATGTATAAGATGAAAATAactaccaagaaagatgatgcacggATGCAaacgtttgagctctctccgaacgatatgatcgagttactcactcgagagccctcttgatagtacggcaactaacctATAAACCGGTGCCCCAACTAAACCACGAGATCGAACCCCtatcaaaagcaaaccttaaccttatgCGTTCCACTTGAGCTCAATGATGACGATCTTAACCGTAACAAGATGAAACGTCTTTCTTGATTATGCTTGCCTGGTGAAGTCttgcggattgctcccccatactccactatggagAGATTCTTCTTTGGtgaatcttcacatatccatgatcacgatATGCatagcaagcttcaagcatatgatctcttcgaggtggctcatcttgaacttgcacctcCTTTGTTCTTTCTTCCTTATTTTCAGTCTTGAAGATACACATGAGAGCTCAACCAATCttcttcttcaagacatacttatcatttgatctTCGTcaattcttattgcaaccttgaagccaacatacggTTCCACATTTCCTATGGACAACTTCTGCAGAtacaactcaatgcaaacattagtcaatagggattgtcatcaactaCCAAAACCACATATGGGggttccatgcactttcagaACCTGGTTGTGGATGCTCTTATTCTCCATGGAGCTTACTTGCATGTCGACTTGGGGATTGCAAGCGGCATTCCTCTTAAGGCCGTGAATGCACTATGTAGTTTAATCTAGAGTAATTCGTTTAAAGATTTAAACTAACCTAACTAATTTGACTATGAAGAGGGACAGGATGGGGCGTGAATCGGGCGCGCCGATGCTTTGTGACACGTCGGGTTTTGCCTGCGAGCCCCACCTGGCAGCCACTAGCCTTAAAATCCTACAACTATTTGGCAATTCCTCCTCCCGCTCGCCACTTCATTTCTCCTGCCCGCCACTTCAGCTCCCGTCCACCGCTCCAGCTCCACCCATACCCTCGCAGCCACCGATTTAGGCATGCCTCCAAACAAGAAGGCGCCCACGAAGGGGCCGACAAAGCCACGCGTCACGTTGAAGGAGAAGTCGTTGACCATGCCGAAGGAAGAGTAGATGGTCAAGCGCGCCCGTTGCGCAATCTTGACGGCGGACCGTAAAAGTCGCGATGATGGCCAGGCGCAATCTTGTCGTGCATTGTGTTTCATTGTGTTTATCTGGCCGGCTGATACATGAGACCCACAACTTCGATGGGGACCTCTCATCGGATAAGCTATCAAGAACAGTGCAATTTTGTGACTGTTAACTTCAGAAGAATAATCTTTAGCGCCCTGATGGCCCTTCGGGAGTTCAGGACGAATTATTAACAATGGACTGACGCTATATTTCTATATTTACTTACAGAAATAGTTAATCAGCATACACATTCTTCATGCAAACAATATTGGGAAGGGAGGTGTTCAAGTGAAAAAACAGGGGGCACGCAGCCAGGCACCAACAGTATGCCAACGAATATTTTTGCAGTGGCAGAGCCAGGTGGGTGGAAGGGTGGTGCAGGCCCCACCCTAAGATTTGTCCAACCAATATATCAGCTAGAAAAAATAGGGAAAAAACAAAAGGCTCAACCCAATTTAGGCCTGCTCCACTAACAAATTGGGTTGGATCCACCACTGTTTTTACTGCCGACGATAAGGCCAAGCCTGCGTTATCGCTTTAGATAAGGCACAATGATTGATGAAAATAAACAACGAGACAACACATACATTCACAGAGCAAAGACAATGGGTGTCAACTCTATACGGCAACAAACTCAAACCGACCAGGAATCAAACTTGCGAAATAACCAAATGCAAAAAAACAACAACGAAGGTTATTTCGCAAGTTGGGTGACATATTAGATGCCTTCCCAGCTCTGAAGATGACTTATTCCACAAAATACTCCAAAAATGACTTGGAAGTAGACCCATCTACATCTTAATGCATTAAACTGGTATAGTTGCAGTACACAAGTTGACTAATTCAATTGCAAATATATTTCGAGAAGACTACAGCGCATTCACTGAATCTGCTACCACTATATTTCATTGCAGTTTCAATATAAAATTGCAGTCCAATAGATGACAGGGGAACAATCCCCACACGATTTCTTGCATTACCATGGCAGTGATTGAATAGAACTTAACACGATGAGTATGCCTTGTTGTTGACGCAGCTTTTTGTACTACAGATATGCCTATGTCAAGGTGTTACTGTGAAGACCTCCACATCTCGCATGCTGGAATTCCTGACAGAATACTGAAATGTCCATCCATGGCATGCCCCGGCATGCACTCCTTTCTTGTTAATCGCAAATACAGCACCAACAAAATCGGGGTATTTCCGAGAAATTCTTGATATAGCATCCATGGCAGCATCTCGAGGCTCCATCCCTCGCCGCATGCTCTCTACTACTTGATAACTGCAACAAAAATTGCAGTCCACTGGACCATTGCTTAAATTGGGCTACTAATAACAAAGCTAACATAGGCTTAAATTCATATGGAAGTAGTCGTCTTAAATCAGGATTGGAAAAATATGGACATGGTTGAATATCACCATATCTCAGGATACAACTTTCAAATAATACCACATAGGGGAAAAAGATGCATGAATATCAAAAGATGGCATCCTATCGTATCTCCCCTTTTCAGGATAATTGCAGCTTGCTAGTGAGTAGTGACTAATGAGATCTTAATTGAGCCAGTGATCACAACAAGAAAATATATCGTTCTTTGGATAAAAGGGTAATAAATCTTGAAAGAAGTCCTTCTCAATTACCATGGAAGGAAGCGCATCATAATATCACCATCACCGGTAGCTCCACAAGCCCCAACTTCATCATCAGCATATGCAGAAGAACCTGGTATTGGTCCATCACCTACCCTGGAATCAAATGATTAGTAACTCAATACTCTGCACAACTATAAAGAGGTAAATAGCTGTTAGGGTATTTGAGAACGATGATACACATATCAAAAGGCAGCTTCAGCCTTCAAGTAGTAGTATTATTTGTATGTAAAATACAAGTGAACAAACTAAAAGTACAACTATAAGTATGTCTTGCCATAATCCATTCAGGAtaaatattactccctccgttccatatttGTCGTagattcggatgtatctatacacaaaATGTGTCGAGATAGATACATCCGAATCTACGACAACTAATATGGAACGGATGGAGTATAAATCTACATATCAATCCCATCATTAGTAAGTTGACGTAACTTTTTAATATGCACCATCAATCTTGTTAGATTTGTTCTGCCATACAGAATTAACATCATAAACAGTCACCACTCACTAGTGACtttgaaaatataccagattagcAGTGTACAACATCGATAGTTCGGACACTACAAGAAGACTCGGCATGGAAAGTATTATTATGGCTATCATTAATTCATTATCCACCTGACAGAAGTTTGAATATACAAGGGACCAACTAAATAATGCACTAGCTCGTTCATATATCTGCAGATGCAATGTATGCAAATAATATATATTTCTCTAAAAAGAGGTGTCAAACGAAACTTTAATGTCAAATCTACCAATAGCAAGACAAGAAGCTCACCTTCCAGGAATTTTGAACGCAGCACCATTGGTTGATGTGCCAGCTGCTACATGACCCATCTTAACAAAGAAAGACAACTGAGTATCAGATTGATGGAAAGAGCAGTTTAATTTTAGATGAGCTAGGTACCTTGTCAATCACGGCCATAGAGATTGTATCATGGTTGTGGCGATTAATAACAGACTTGAAATGGGAGTTTGTCGGTTCCAGCAAATTATTACTTTCGAACCATCCTTGACAGGTGGGCCCTTGAGTCTCCACCACAGCATTTTGAACAGGGTCCATAGACCCAAATGGTGGTATATTTATAGGATGGTATGGACCACAGTTGCCAGCAGGATCAACATTTTTCCAAAAGTTAGGCTGGCAATGGTTTTGTCTCCAATTTGACCATTTCTCCATTGAGTCCGGTGAGCTCAGGTTAGTTGGTCCTGCAAGACCCATTGAAATTGCAAAGGCGGTTGCCTTCTCTCCAACAAGAAGAGTATGGCCGGTGTGCTCCATGACCAACTTTGCGGCCTTAATTCCATCTTTCACATATCTCATGGCCGCCACAGCTCCAATTTCCATCGTTATCTGCCAGTTTCCTTAAGCAAAAGAAAACATTATTACATCCACCACGAATGCTGCAACATAAAACGGCATCTGTACTGTAGCCTGAGTATGTAAAGCAGCTTTTACCCCATTCATGATAAGAGCATCTAAAGTAGTTTCACCGTTTTCATCTGGACTTCCACCTGGACCAACTGCGTAAAGTGTAAAATAGTTAAAATCAGCACTCTGGTTGATTCAGGACACACGACAGAAATACACAAGTGCCAAACCAAAGAAGTTTAAACACACAATCATGGGGTTTTGCTAGATATTTACAGCATATAATATATTGATGGAGTTAGATGCTAGGCAATAGACCCAACTAAAGATTACTTTCTGAACACATTGTATCTGCAACATAATGGAAACTGGACTTAATGTTGTCTTCGCTTGATGATCGAGGCTTAACTCCTGACATCCAGCACTATAATCTCAAATTAAAATTAAGCTCCAAAAAGTACTGCTCTTCAGAGTTTCACATCAATAAAGAGTACACACAATTTTAAAATAGTGCAGAACAGCACTTAGGGGCTTCCTGAATAGATATGTTATGGAAAAAATTAATGGGATTAAGGTTTATGCCAGAATTGTCATTGCGTAGGCTTGCAAAATGCAGTAGCAACTAGCAAGGCGAATGTTATCAACTAAAATTTCTGTTAGCGAGCCTCTTGGAGTTAAACCAAATATCTTGTCAATCAATCTCCGGAGAACGAAATACTTTGGTAACTCTAATGATTTTAGCAGGTTTTTCTATGTAATTTGACCAATGTATCAGAATACTCCATAATATATAATCACCACACAGCTCGGATGAATGATATTTTACAGAGACGAGAGAAGAGCAGCAGCCAACAACGGACCTGTGCCATCGCAGCGGAGCACCTCGCAGGCGGAGCAGCCAGCGACGACAGCATCCACAGCCGAACCCCCTGCGCCACCGGCCTTGACCACCTCCCACGCCGCCCTGACCGCCTCCCGGAACGGCCAGGTGCTCACCACCACCGGAAACAGGTCACCCCCTTCCGCCGCGCCTCCTCCGCCCAACGCCTAGTTAAAAATCCCCAAACCGCAGCGGTCATCAATCATAACACAACTAAATCCGACCTGTGCAAAATCGAATCGGATCGGATCAACACTCACCAAGAACCAACTGAATTGCAGCAGCAGGAGCCGTAGGAGAAACCCCGCGCTGCTCCGATCCATGGAAGCGGAAGCTGGGGGTCGAGGTGGATCGTCGAATGGTACTGGTGATCAGTGCGAGCGAGCCTATCGCGATAGGTTGTGGTGAAGTGGCTACCCGTCCCACATGTCAGTGGGCAGACAAGACAAGGCCTAGCGCGGGCCCCACGTGTCGGTGAGCATTCTGCGTTCTCATAGTTTGCAACTCCCACAGAGCTGGTGTCGCCAAAATAAcctagtggcggcggcggcggcgatggatGAGCTGGGCAAGGCCGGCGCGAAGAAGGCCGAGATGTGGCCGTGGTGGGCGGGAGCGAGTGCCGCGCAGCTAACTGCCGGGCTGGTTTGGTTCCGGCGAGGCAAGGGCGGCGGGGACATGACGATGCCGTTCAGGGCGTTCGCCATCGCCACCCTCATCGTCGGCGCCGGCGCCACCGCGGTGACCGCCGGAGTGTCCGCGGCGGGCGTCGGATCGGTACGTCCCCGGAGCCGAAACCATTCCACCCGTGTGACGGATTCTGCGATCTGGCTGGGACGAACTGTTCGCCGATCCCgtctctgactctctgtatctgCAGGTGGCGGAGATGAAGGACTTGGGCGCGAGAATCAGGAGGTGGAGCAGAGTTCCTCCTCGACGGGTCCAGGGAGGAGAGTAGTAGCTCCATGGATTTGGTCAGGAAGCTACTAGAACAGCAGGAGCTTGCAACGCAGGAGTTCCATTGCTCGGATGTACTAGTGAAATGGAGCGGCAGAGTTGTATTTTGATCTCAGAGACTACTCCCCATTTGGGAGATGCAATGCAGAGCAATAATCGCATATGTACTTTGTAACTTTGTAGCGAAAGCTTGTTCAATCAAATTtgatctttgtcttatgaatagCCATTGTACACTCTCCCCATATGGAAGTTTGCAAATCTCTTGTTTATTTTTTTTCGTCTTAGAGATCATTTGGCGCCCCTACTTTCATTTCATTTGACTGAAATGAAATGACACTAAAGACATCATTCAATTTGTCAAGCTGAAAAATCAAGTATGGCTGCTACAAAAATTTATCTAGTCTACTGATTTCTAGAAGAATGGCGGGTTAGGAGCATAAATTGATTTAACATACAATACAAATCCCCTAAAATTTGCTGTTGAAAAGATTATTCAATTTCATGAAGCCAAACACATTGGGTGTGGAATCTCGATTGAATTCCACAATTTCAATATGAAATGATGGTTATCAAATAAGATCTTAAAGTAAAACGCACTTGTCTAGTTTACCAAGTTGCCACTGATGTTCACTTTAGTAGTTCAAGTTGCAAACTTGTGGTGCCGTCGCCAATTTGTGTCATTGTGTTACGTGGACCGCAAACTTTTCTATGTGGTGTGATGTCGGGCACGTGCCAAAGCCGTTTATTGATCACACGTGAGGGTCATGGGTAGTTGTTTGCTTGCAAAAAGAAGTATGAATGttttctccttgattcatttgtAAAAGAAGGTACATTTTGATTTTCATACTCCTGCTACCCATTCCCCATCATCAAGAGACCTAAATATACATTTTGAAATACTTTTTCTCCTCGCCGTGGCCATTGAGAGGCACCTCATGGAGGAGATTTGGTAGCACGGCAAGCCTGTTTTGCGGCTAAAGGAGGGGCATGTTGTGATGTTGCATGCCTTGTTTATGGCGGCCCTACATGAGCTCTTTATTTTGTTATCGTTTCATTCATACTTAGAAATGTGATGCCATTTCTACGCAAATGGAGATCTTCATGTGGGCTCTCAAGCATCATTTTTCAAATGGAGCAAACATGCCCTAACATCCTTAACCAAATGCATTGATTGAAGCAATACAATTATAATTTTAGGTCAATAAAATAGACAAAACGAAAGTAGAACCATAAAACATAATCCATCTCATACAAGTTGGTTTTGGCCACACAACAAGCTGACAAAAATACCCTCAAGCCATCCTTAAATACCTCAGCTGGGACATTTTTTTGAGTTCGGTTTTGTTGGATTGAGAAATAAGATATCTGGAAAGAGAAAGAGTTGGTTTCCTACTATACTAGATCTAATTGTTGTTTTTGATATGAAGTTGCTTTTGCCTAGTGTGTACTAAAAACCACATATTTCTCTTATGGAGCCCTTTGTCAACCTATGGCTACTCAAATTGTTCAGAATAACATGCGCATCAGAAATGTTTTGCCAAAAATGAAGGTGGgttggtgtaatatcccaggtaatggggttacaaaaatagaggaaacagatgtgtgcatcgcattcatgcatagaaaatctggggaattttcgcgctttaaagtaaaacaaatacaagaatcgaagtttcacttgaccttggtggaattgaagtagctcatcaagtcaagcgctataaacctcaatgtgactttgttaaaaccttgttttgggtagagatgatttgatctaaggggttggaTCAAATGTaattaataatcaacacaacaacactttactcactgatcaattgcttgatcttataaaagattataatatagtaatccttgtcataacataagaacatctattcaattggaaatcaagtaacaataaatggagaaccCATTCTTcatttatcttttccatgtcttaaactaatccatgttcTTACCATGAACCCCATGGTAATTCTTGAACTAAATTCTTGAACTCAACACCAACACAAGCTTCTCATTAAACCCTAGAGATTGGAGAGGTATATAACCATCAAAGAGATAAGAAGCAAACTCTAAATTAtaaacacttaaaagttaagaaactaccttgaggtacaattgaattcactttaaaactaaataccaaatatagcaaaacacaaggacctaagtgcataaaagccacacattcttattgcaatcataacttattaagtatgtggaatatt
This region of Lolium perenne isolate Kyuss_39 chromosome 2, Kyuss_2.0, whole genome shotgun sequence genomic DNA includes:
- the LOC127335835 gene encoding probable isoaspartyl peptidase/L-asparaginase 3 isoform X3; the encoded protein is MEIGAVAAMRYVKDGIKAAKLVMEHTGHTLLVGEKATAFAISMGLAGPTNLSSPDSMEKWSNWRQNHCQPNFWKNVDPAGNCGPYHPINIPPFGSMDPVQNAVVETQGPTCQGWFESNNLLEPTNSHFKSVINRHNHDTISMAVIDKMGHVAAGTSTNGAAFKIPGRVGDGPIPGSSAYADDEVGACGATGDGDIMMRFLPCYQVVESMRRGMEPRDAAMDAISRISRKYPDFVGAVFAINKKGVHAGACHGWTFQYSVRNSSMRDVEVFTVTP
- the LOC127335835 gene encoding probable isoaspartyl peptidase/L-asparaginase 3 isoform X1 codes for the protein MDRSSAGFLLRLLLLQFSWFLALGGGGAAEGGDLFPVVVSTWPFREAVRAAWEVVKAGGAGGSAVDAVVAGCSACEVLRCDGTVGPGGSPDENGETTLDALIMNGITMEIGAVAAMRYVKDGIKAAKLVMEHTGHTLLVGEKATAFAISMGLAGPTNLSSPDSMEKWSNWRQNHCQPNFWKNVDPAGNCGPYHPINIPPFGSMDPVQNAVVETQGPTCQGWFESNNLLEPTNSHFKSVINRHNHDTISMAVIDKMGHVAAGTSTNGAAFKIPGRVGDGPIPGSSAYADDEVGACGATGDGDIMMRFLPCYQVVESMRRGMEPRDAAMDAISRISRKYPDFVGAVFAINKKGVHAGACHGWTFQYSVRNSSMRDVEVFTVTP
- the LOC127335835 gene encoding probable isoaspartyl peptidase/L-asparaginase 3 isoform X2, with translation MDRSSAGFLLRLLLLQFSWFLALGGGGAAEGGDLFPVVVSTWPFREAVRAAWEVVKAGGAGGSAVDAVVAGCSACEVLRCDGTVGPGGSPDENGETTLDALIMNGITMEIGAVAAMRYVKDGIKAAKLVMEHTGHTLLVGEKATAFAISMGLAGPTNLSSPDSMEKWSNWRQNHCQPNFWKNVDPAGNCGPYHPINIPPFGSMDPVQNAVVETQGPTCQGWFESNNLLEPTNSHFKSVINRHNHDTISMAVIDKMGHVAAGTSTNGAAFKIPGRVGDGPIPGSSAYADDEVGACGATGDGDIMMRFLPCGLQFLLQLSSSREHAARDGASRCCHGCYIKNFSEIPRFCWCCICD
- the LOC127335837 gene encoding uncharacterized protein, whose product is MDELGKAGAKKAEMWPWWAGASAAQLTAGLVWFRRGKGGGDMTMPFRAFAIATLIVGAGATAVTAGVSAAGVGSVAEMKDLGARIRRWSRVPPRRVQGGE